A section of the Thermotoga caldifontis AZM44c09 genome encodes:
- a CDS encoding UxaA family hydrolase — MKVKGFLRPDGKVGFRNHFLVIPTVICATRTAEEIASNFPNVVYLHNQHGCNHMKDDERKVVNVLKGMALNPNVAGVLFVGLGCETVPTRQIFESVRESGKPAECLIIQEEGGTLRTIEKGVRTLQKMMEEYETKQVEVDLSAVTVAIECGGSDTTSGIASNPVVGYVADKLVDMGATVVFSETTEIIGAEHILARRAVNEEVAKKLLELVSRCEKNALAGGEDIRGVNPTPGNIRGGLTTLEEKSLGAIYKAGTRPIKGVLEYAESIPAGGLYFMDSPGHDVESVTGMVAGGAQIVFFTTGRGTPTGCPIAPVIKITANARTYSKMSDNIDVDVSEVLEGKLTIQQAGERLFAKLIEVLNGKLTKSEMLKHHEFGIYLTQPTL, encoded by the coding sequence GTGAAAGTGAAGGGTTTTCTGAGACCGGATGGAAAAGTCGGATTTCGAAACCACTTTCTCGTGATTCCAACGGTGATCTGCGCGACGAGAACCGCGGAGGAAATTGCGAGCAATTTTCCAAACGTGGTTTATCTTCACAACCAGCACGGCTGTAACCACATGAAAGACGATGAGAGGAAAGTGGTCAACGTTTTGAAAGGAATGGCCCTGAACCCAAACGTGGCGGGTGTTCTGTTCGTGGGGCTGGGTTGTGAAACGGTCCCCACAAGGCAGATCTTTGAGTCGGTACGTGAATCCGGTAAGCCTGCCGAGTGTTTGATCATACAAGAGGAAGGTGGCACACTCAGAACGATCGAGAAGGGCGTAAGGACGTTGCAGAAGATGATGGAAGAGTACGAGACCAAGCAGGTGGAAGTCGATCTTTCCGCAGTGACGGTTGCCATCGAATGTGGTGGGTCAGACACGACGTCCGGCATCGCTTCGAATCCGGTGGTCGGGTACGTGGCGGACAAGCTCGTTGATATGGGAGCGACCGTGGTGTTTTCAGAGACAACCGAGATCATCGGCGCCGAGCACATACTCGCCAGACGCGCCGTCAACGAGGAAGTGGCGAAGAAGTTACTCGAACTGGTGAGCAGGTGTGAGAAGAATGCACTCGCAGGTGGTGAAGACATACGCGGTGTTAACCCAACGCCTGGGAACATTCGTGGTGGGTTGACAACGCTGGAAGAAAAATCTCTTGGAGCCATCTACAAAGCTGGTACGAGACCGATCAAAGGTGTACTCGAATACGCTGAATCTATCCCTGCTGGTGGGTTGTATTTCATGGACAGTCCCGGCCACGACGTTGAATCTGTCACAGGCATGGTAGCTGGAGGGGCACAGATCGTGTTCTTCACAACGGGCCGTGGTACACCGACTGGCTGTCCGATCGCCCCGGTGATAAAGATCACTGCGAACGCGAGGACCTACAGTAAAATGAGTGACAATATAGATGTGGACGTGAGCGAAGTGCTCGAAGGAAAGCTCACCATACAGCAGGCTGGGGAAAGATTGTTCGCGAAGTTGATCGAGGTGCTGAACGGCAAGCTCACAAAGAGCGAGATGCTTAAGCACCATGAGTTCGGAATTTACCTGACTCAACCGACTCTGTGA
- a CDS encoding nickel-dependent lactate racemase family protein has product MKVSLKYGAKQLQIEVPDHTEILSPRSELPKVEDPSGEILRALENPIGSPTLSEIVRQVKPKRIAILVSDLTRPSPSHIIVPPILEELKRSSMRSDQIRIVFGLGFHRKMSEDEMRKAVGNEVFEQYECLNHDVNECSYIGETSRGTPVEVFKPVLESDLIIATGNLELHWFVGYSGGYKALLPGVCSKRSIEKNHSLMLLEDAVAGNVNSPVRLDIEEAGAMTNVKFIVNVVLNSKKEIVKAVAGHPIAAHREGVKYIDQMYKVPIRKKYDVVIASCGGFPKDINLYQAQKGLDNASHAVKEHGTIVLIAECREGFGEKTFEEWMKKAANPDEPLQWIKTNFVLGGHKAVGFCKVLKKASIFLCSNMEEEVVKEIFMTPFSDPQRAIDAAIARYGRSADVLLMPYANSTLPVIV; this is encoded by the coding sequence ATGAAAGTTTCTCTGAAGTACGGTGCAAAGCAGTTACAGATCGAGGTTCCAGACCATACGGAAATACTCTCACCAAGAAGCGAACTTCCCAAAGTTGAAGACCCTTCCGGTGAGATTCTTAGGGCCCTCGAAAATCCCATCGGCAGTCCCACCCTGAGCGAGATCGTTCGTCAGGTCAAGCCCAAAAGGATCGCGATACTGGTCAGTGATCTCACCAGACCGAGTCCTTCGCACATCATAGTTCCGCCGATCCTCGAAGAGCTCAAAAGGTCGAGTATGAGGTCCGATCAGATAAGGATCGTTTTTGGCCTCGGCTTTCACAGGAAGATGAGCGAAGACGAGATGAGGAAAGCCGTTGGAAATGAAGTTTTTGAACAGTACGAATGCCTGAACCATGACGTAAACGAGTGTAGCTACATAGGTGAAACGAGTCGGGGTACGCCTGTGGAAGTCTTCAAACCCGTGCTGGAATCTGATCTCATCATCGCGACGGGGAACCTCGAACTGCACTGGTTCGTTGGTTACAGCGGCGGCTATAAGGCGCTCTTGCCGGGTGTGTGCAGCAAGAGGAGCATCGAGAAGAATCACTCACTCATGTTGTTGGAAGATGCCGTGGCTGGAAACGTGAACAGTCCCGTGAGACTTGACATAGAAGAGGCTGGAGCCATGACGAACGTGAAATTCATCGTGAACGTCGTTCTGAACAGCAAGAAAGAGATCGTGAAAGCCGTGGCAGGACATCCGATAGCCGCTCACCGTGAAGGCGTCAAATACATAGACCAGATGTACAAGGTGCCCATCAGAAAGAAATACGACGTGGTGATCGCATCATGCGGTGGATTCCCGAAAGACATAAACCTTTACCAGGCACAAAAAGGGCTGGACAACGCGTCACACGCGGTGAAAGAGCATGGAACCATCGTGTTGATCGCTGAGTGCAGGGAAGGTTTTGGTGAAAAAACTTTCGAAGAATGGATGAAGAAGGCCGCAAATCCTGATGAACCGTTGCAATGGATAAAAACGAACTTCGTGCTGGGTGGTCACAAAGCTGTTGGATTCTGCAAGGTTCTCAAAAAGGCCAGCATTTTCCTTTGCTCGAACATGGAAGAAGAGGTTGTGAAGGAAATATTCATGACACCTTTCAGTGACCCACAGCGAGCGATAGACGCAGCGATCGCGAGGTACGGAAGGTCTGCAGACGTTCTGCTCATGCCTTACGCGAACTCCACGTTACCCGTCATCGTATAA
- a CDS encoding response regulator transcription factor has protein sequence MKILIVEDNEDLANSIRRGLEKEGYSVELAFDGDTGLDMALTESYDCIVLDVLLPGVDGFEFVRTLRDSNIHTPVLMLTALDSVDDKITGLRNGADDYLTKPFDFRELLARVQSLIRRSHLLRGEVLKFKEMELNSKTRKVAIKGVELKLSRREFDLLELFMRDPNIVFSREEILERVWGNEKETRSNVVDVYVLYLRSKLKPFGYDRYLETVPGIGYRLKVEA, from the coding sequence GTGAAGATTCTCATCGTTGAGGACAACGAAGATCTGGCGAATTCCATAAGAAGAGGGCTCGAAAAAGAAGGTTATTCCGTTGAACTGGCGTTCGATGGCGATACGGGGCTCGACATGGCGTTGACTGAGAGTTACGATTGCATCGTTCTCGATGTGCTGCTGCCTGGCGTGGATGGTTTCGAGTTCGTGAGAACGTTGAGAGACAGCAACATCCACACTCCCGTGCTGATGCTGACCGCACTCGATTCGGTGGACGACAAGATAACAGGTTTGAGAAACGGTGCCGACGACTATCTGACCAAGCCGTTCGATTTCAGGGAGTTGCTCGCGCGCGTTCAGAGCTTGATCAGACGGAGTCATCTTCTCAGGGGCGAAGTTCTGAAGTTCAAAGAGATGGAACTGAACTCGAAAACTCGAAAAGTCGCGATCAAAGGTGTAGAGCTGAAGTTGAGCAGGAGAGAGTTCGACCTTCTGGAACTTTTCATGCGCGATCCCAACATCGTTTTCAGTCGGGAGGAGATCCTCGAACGCGTCTGGGGTAACGAAAAGGAAACCAGGAGCAACGTCGTCGACGTTTACGTGCTCTATTTGAGGAGTAAGCTGAAGCCCTTCGGATATGACAGATACCTCGAAACTGTTCCAGGCATCGGTTACAGGCTCAAGGTGGAGGCGTGA
- a CDS encoding tripartite tricarboxylate transporter TctB family protein, with the protein MMVDVATATVILILSVVLFNQTRNYNYLSAVFPRFVLGLLMILSIVLLIRAILLFRKRERAESSFIPLKDLFYVALTIVLSLLWIYVMDWVLGFLLGSIVFGIVIFAILAGRSLKLREFLLFSLGYSGIVFIFWYSLGKLLRVPLPRGLF; encoded by the coding sequence ATGATGGTCGATGTCGCAACCGCCACGGTGATTTTGATTCTGAGCGTGGTTCTTTTCAACCAGACAAGGAATTACAATTACCTGTCCGCCGTGTTCCCACGCTTTGTTCTGGGACTGTTGATGATCCTCTCCATCGTTCTGCTCATCAGGGCGATATTGCTGTTCAGGAAACGTGAGCGGGCCGAGTCGAGTTTCATTCCCTTGAAGGATCTCTTCTATGTTGCTCTCACGATCGTTCTGAGCCTTTTGTGGATTTATGTGATGGATTGGGTACTCGGTTTTCTGCTGGGCAGCATCGTTTTTGGCATCGTGATTTTTGCGATCCTGGCTGGGAGGAGTTTGAAGCTGAGAGAATTCTTGCTGTTCTCCCTCGGCTATTCGGGGATCGTTTTCATCTTCTGGTACTCGCTCGGGAAGCTTCTGCGTGTGCCACTACCCAGAGGACTCTTCTAA
- a CDS encoding HAMP domain-containing sensor histidine kinase, producing the protein MPTLRHAIEKYYLSIFVVSMIVMSAVLVFLFHSLTMKRIDQEMLVFTNDLLRFLEKPEGQPVAIFGKKNYAFYITEEGKTIASYNLPDDFEVPKVDGFHTVRSNRYLKLTTADFDVVVTRNLKDHLTLLASLSMILTAILVPFIFVVLFFGRRLTRKLTRPIEMIGEQMQLVSRGAQKRIQIEPTSEEAKILQTQLNEAIDRLDRTMEELRDFATTISHQLRNPLASAKSVLEVLLKEDLQDTVRIEIEKVKRNIDRMVEITSQLLLIARAQHTTTKSFEEEDLSSLILESIDQVIHRYNKEIVIDPVLEIKVRCVGPLLVHALANLLDNACKYSDPEKPVILHVEEEKDRVRIEVCNYGEPIPEQDRDKIFLKFFRASNAKNEGLGLGLAVVKAIADLHRAQVHYVCEGRLNKFVLTLPK; encoded by the coding sequence GTGCCAACGCTGAGGCATGCCATAGAGAAGTATTACCTTTCCATATTCGTCGTTTCCATGATCGTCATGTCCGCGGTGCTCGTCTTTTTGTTCCACAGCCTCACGATGAAAAGAATTGACCAGGAAATGTTAGTTTTCACGAACGATTTGCTGAGATTCCTCGAAAAACCCGAAGGACAACCCGTTGCGATATTCGGCAAAAAGAACTACGCCTTCTACATCACAGAAGAAGGAAAAACGATAGCGAGTTACAACCTGCCGGACGACTTCGAAGTACCAAAGGTCGATGGTTTCCACACGGTACGTTCCAATCGCTATTTGAAATTGACCACGGCAGACTTCGACGTTGTGGTCACTCGCAATCTGAAGGACCATCTCACACTGCTGGCTTCACTCTCGATGATCCTGACAGCGATCTTGGTACCTTTCATCTTTGTCGTGCTGTTCTTCGGTCGAAGGCTCACCCGCAAGCTCACAAGACCGATCGAGATGATCGGCGAGCAGATGCAGCTCGTTTCCCGAGGTGCGCAGAAAAGAATTCAGATAGAACCCACAAGCGAAGAAGCCAAGATACTGCAAACTCAGTTGAACGAGGCCATAGACCGACTCGACAGGACCATGGAAGAGCTCAGAGACTTCGCAACGACGATATCGCACCAGCTGAGAAATCCACTTGCCAGTGCCAAGAGCGTGCTCGAAGTGCTCCTGAAAGAAGACCTTCAAGATACCGTGAGGATTGAGATAGAAAAAGTCAAGCGCAACATCGACAGAATGGTTGAGATAACCTCGCAACTTCTTCTCATCGCGAGGGCACAGCATACGACGACTAAGAGTTTCGAAGAAGAGGATCTGTCCAGTCTGATACTGGAAAGCATAGATCAGGTAATCCACAGATACAACAAAGAGATCGTCATCGACCCAGTTCTAGAAATAAAGGTCAGGTGCGTCGGCCCGCTTCTTGTGCACGCTCTGGCGAATCTGCTGGACAACGCGTGCAAATACTCCGACCCTGAAAAACCGGTGATACTGCACGTTGAAGAAGAGAAGGACCGTGTGCGTATCGAAGTGTGCAACTACGGTGAACCCATTCCAGAACAGGACCGTGACAAAATCTTTCTCAAGTTTTTCAGAGCGAGCAACGCGAAGAACGAAGGACTGGGCCTGGGTCTGGCCGTGGTCAAAGCCATAGCCGATCTGCACAGGGCCCAGGTCCATTACGTGTGCGAAGGAAGACTGAACAAGTTCGTCCTCACGCTGCCGAAGTGA
- a CDS encoding tripartite tricarboxylate transporter substrate binding protein yields MKGRVLVALLVLLTVVSLFAEKFPSKPITYVICFAPGGESDITARLQQPYLEKILGVPIVITYKEGGGGAVGWTELVSRAKPDGYTIYGTNLPHTILQPLQGGVGYKTEQINNIYFFQSTPCVLAVSADSPIKTFQDFVEYAKKKGIVTLGGSGQPSANSFATVRLAKLTGLNITYVPFSGSGTAVPALLGGHVDGLMTYTTMAVQYKDKMRVIAVATEERIPLFPDVPTFRELGIDLVEKAYRGIAVPPGTSEDVKRMLEEAFRQVNNNPEFVAKMQEMGFVIENYDEAAAAKLVAELIPYYKQLWEETQGK; encoded by the coding sequence ATGAAAGGCCGTGTGCTGGTGGCACTCCTTGTTTTACTCACTGTGGTTTCTCTCTTTGCCGAGAAGTTCCCGAGCAAACCCATCACCTACGTCATCTGTTTCGCACCCGGCGGAGAGTCAGACATAACAGCGCGTCTGCAACAGCCTTATCTGGAGAAGATCCTGGGAGTTCCGATCGTCATAACGTACAAAGAGGGCGGTGGAGGAGCTGTAGGCTGGACCGAACTCGTCAGCCGTGCCAAACCTGATGGTTACACGATCTACGGCACAAACTTGCCTCATACGATTCTTCAGCCGTTACAGGGTGGTGTTGGGTACAAGACCGAACAGATAAACAACATCTATTTCTTCCAGTCCACTCCGTGTGTACTCGCTGTCAGTGCCGACAGTCCAATAAAAACGTTCCAGGATTTTGTCGAGTACGCCAAGAAGAAAGGTATCGTTACCCTGGGCGGGAGCGGTCAACCGTCTGCAAACAGTTTTGCAACCGTGAGGCTCGCCAAACTCACGGGTTTGAACATCACATACGTTCCGTTCTCGGGTTCCGGCACGGCTGTGCCGGCACTCCTTGGAGGACACGTTGATGGTTTGATGACCTACACGACCATGGCAGTGCAATACAAAGATAAAATGAGAGTCATCGCGGTGGCCACCGAAGAGAGAATCCCGCTCTTTCCAGATGTGCCGACGTTCAGAGAACTTGGAATCGATCTGGTTGAGAAGGCGTACAGGGGAATCGCCGTGCCTCCAGGAACCTCTGAAGATGTCAAAAGGATGCTTGAAGAAGCTTTCAGGCAGGTCAACAACAATCCAGAATTCGTAGCCAAGATGCAGGAGATGGGATTCGTCATAGAGAATTACGACGAGGCAGCGGCGGCCAAGCTCGTCGCGGAATTGATACCTTACTACAAGCAACTCTGGGAAGAGACCCAGGGCAAATGA
- a CDS encoding thiamine-binding protein: protein MMTCSIRFLPLKAQSKDEIYKLVDEAINVIASSGLKYLVGPSETTVEGEFSQLLNLIEEIHRKMTPLCERYVLEVVFDCARNGVSIDEKIQKYR from the coding sequence ATGATGACATGTTCGATCAGGTTTTTACCGTTGAAGGCTCAGAGCAAGGACGAGATCTACAAACTCGTGGACGAAGCGATCAACGTCATTGCCAGCAGCGGTTTGAAGTATCTCGTGGGACCTTCAGAAACGACGGTGGAAGGAGAATTTTCCCAGCTCCTCAACCTCATCGAAGAGATCCACAGGAAGATGACGCCGCTGTGTGAACGGTACGTTCTCGAAGTTGTCTTCGATTGTGCAAGGAACGGTGTGAGCATCGATGAAAAGATCCAGAAGTATCGTTGA
- a CDS encoding UxaA family hydrolase, with protein MDAIAFSKRDNVATAIKDLKKGQTVTVMLGEEKIVVELLEDVPFGHKFALVDIPQSTQIFKYGEPIGIATRDIRKGEYVHVHNVAGQRGVRGHRS; from the coding sequence ATGGACGCCATAGCCTTTTCGAAGAGGGACAACGTCGCCACGGCGATAAAGGATCTGAAGAAGGGGCAGACAGTGACGGTGATGCTTGGAGAAGAAAAGATCGTCGTTGAACTTTTGGAGGACGTACCGTTCGGTCACAAATTCGCACTGGTCGATATCCCGCAAAGCACCCAGATCTTTAAGTACGGTGAACCGATAGGTATCGCGACCAGGGATATAAGGAAGGGCGAGTACGTCCACGTACACAACGTGGCGGGGCAACGCGGTGTGAGGGGGCATCGATCGTGA
- a CDS encoding ABC transporter permease — protein MKRSRSIVEIVSVAIVVLLWQFVPVPTYLLPKPSQILTELIRGKDIILRHTFVTLYEAILGYALALVLGVAIASVMFLLRNVARALLPIIVFTQTIPITVVAPIVAIWFGFGIGTKIGTVAFLCFFPIVMNTYEGFKTVDREKLEFLKAHGAKWHHKLRYLYLPHTVPYTLAGMKVAITYSLTAAVIAEWMGAQAGLGIYIIRALNSFRVDRVFTAVFIIVMFTLALFYTLQFLQRKLFPWATRLEGGG, from the coding sequence ATGAAAAGATCCAGAAGTATCGTTGAGATCGTTTCTGTGGCCATCGTCGTGCTGCTGTGGCAGTTCGTTCCCGTGCCCACGTACCTTTTGCCGAAACCGTCGCAGATCCTGACCGAACTCATCAGAGGTAAGGATATCATCCTGAGGCACACCTTCGTCACGCTTTATGAAGCAATACTTGGTTATGCACTCGCGCTGGTTCTGGGTGTTGCGATCGCATCGGTCATGTTCCTTCTCAGGAACGTTGCCAGGGCCCTTCTTCCCATCATCGTGTTCACCCAGACTATTCCCATCACGGTCGTTGCACCGATCGTAGCCATCTGGTTCGGCTTCGGAATCGGTACGAAAATCGGAACGGTGGCGTTCCTGTGCTTCTTCCCCATCGTGATGAACACCTACGAGGGCTTCAAAACTGTGGACAGAGAGAAACTGGAGTTTCTCAAAGCGCACGGTGCGAAATGGCATCACAAACTCAGATACCTCTATCTGCCCCACACGGTGCCTTACACGCTCGCGGGTATGAAGGTCGCCATCACTTACTCTCTGACCGCCGCGGTCATCGCCGAGTGGATGGGGGCTCAGGCCGGGCTCGGCATCTACATCATAAGGGCGCTGAATTCGTTCAGAGTGGATAGAGTCTTCACCGCGGTCTTCATCATCGTCATGTTCACACTCGCGCTTTTCTACACGCTTCAGTTCCTTCAAAGAAAACTCTTCCCGTGGGCTACAAGGCTTGAGGGAGGTGGTTGA
- a CDS encoding NAD(P)-dependent malic enzyme, with translation MDQNRNVEELLKKAQKPSEEALKLHSFYKGKIQTAPKVPVRSYDDFAIWYTPGVARVCQEIVKDPSKVYEYTNKENTIAIVTDGTRILGLGDIGPEAGLPVMEGKALLFKYLGGVDAIPLCVGTKNIDEIVQFCKWLSPSISGINLEDVEKPKCFELLERLQEELSIPVFHDDQQGTATITLAGLINALRIVGKKMNEVRITLIGAGSANYAFARLLEKMGVDLGNVIVVDSKGIITKDRAQQLDPTTSRMWIKTNARNVTGGIEESLVGADVCIAYSKSGPGVIKPEWVKKMNRDAIVFAGANPVPEIWPWEAKEAGARIVATGRSDFPNQVNNSLGFPAIFRGVLDVRATKVTDEMCIAAAQAIADFAYRKGIHEEYIVPTMEEEEVYVEEAFAVAKKAIEQGVARNPLPDDELLRKIRERIDMGRQMEKVLVRSGLVKLP, from the coding sequence ATGGATCAAAACAGGAACGTGGAAGAACTTCTGAAGAAGGCCCAAAAGCCGTCCGAAGAGGCTTTGAAATTGCATTCCTTTTACAAAGGCAAGATTCAAACGGCACCAAAGGTGCCTGTCAGATCGTACGATGATTTCGCGATCTGGTATACCCCAGGAGTGGCGAGGGTGTGTCAAGAGATCGTGAAGGATCCTTCGAAGGTTTACGAGTACACGAACAAAGAGAACACCATCGCTATTGTCACCGACGGAACGAGGATTCTGGGACTTGGAGACATCGGGCCTGAGGCAGGTTTGCCCGTCATGGAGGGCAAAGCGTTGCTCTTCAAATACCTCGGTGGTGTAGACGCCATACCTCTGTGCGTCGGTACGAAAAACATCGATGAGATCGTTCAGTTCTGCAAATGGTTGTCACCGAGCATATCAGGGATAAATCTGGAAGACGTCGAAAAGCCCAAATGTTTCGAGTTGCTCGAAAGACTTCAGGAAGAACTCTCCATCCCGGTGTTCCACGACGACCAACAAGGGACTGCGACGATCACCCTTGCAGGACTGATCAACGCGCTGAGGATCGTTGGAAAGAAGATGAACGAAGTGAGGATCACTCTTATAGGTGCGGGTAGTGCGAACTACGCGTTCGCAAGGCTTCTGGAAAAGATGGGCGTGGATCTGGGTAACGTGATCGTCGTTGATTCGAAGGGAATAATAACGAAGGATCGAGCGCAACAGCTCGATCCCACCACGAGCCGTATGTGGATCAAAACCAACGCGCGCAACGTCACCGGGGGGATAGAAGAATCACTGGTAGGAGCAGATGTCTGTATCGCTTATTCAAAGAGCGGTCCCGGTGTGATCAAGCCCGAATGGGTGAAGAAGATGAACAGAGATGCGATCGTCTTCGCCGGGGCGAATCCTGTGCCCGAGATCTGGCCGTGGGAGGCGAAAGAGGCGGGAGCCAGGATCGTTGCGACGGGTCGCAGCGATTTTCCCAACCAGGTGAACAACTCACTCGGGTTCCCCGCGATCTTCAGAGGTGTGCTGGACGTGCGCGCCACGAAGGTAACCGATGAGATGTGCATCGCTGCGGCTCAGGCGATAGCCGATTTTGCTTACAGGAAAGGTATCCATGAGGAATACATCGTGCCCACGATGGAGGAAGAGGAAGTTTACGTCGAAGAAGCCTTCGCGGTGGCCAAAAAAGCGATCGAACAGGGTGTGGCGAGGAACCCACTCCCAGACGATGAACTGCTCAGAAAGATAAGGGAAAGGATCGACATGGGCAGGCAGATGGAAAAGGTATTGGTTCGCTCGGGATTGGTAAAACTCCCGTGA
- a CDS encoding tripartite tricarboxylate transporter permease translates to MAGLQYLAYGFAHFFVFKTVLLMLGGVCVGLVIGALPGLSATMGVALFLPVTYWLSPSESLVFLGSLYMAAIYGGSFSAILLRTPGTPSNIGTTFDGYPMAKQGRGWEAILTATFSSLYGGLFGLIMFLIFAPMLARVALKFGPPEYFWLGIFGLTVISSLSRGNTLKGFIGGLIGVLLSTVGVAPVGGNVRFTFNIPELIGGVGLIPALVGLFCIPEVIDMVLNRSKKQLYQEARVQEGMIWKTFVSVMKKQVDLLRASIIGFIIGVLPGAGGNIANLVAYSEAVRASKHPEKFGTGIPEGVIATETSNNAVVGGGFVPLMTLGVPGTPVDAILYGALLMQGLRPGAELFTRRADVVYTFIAGVIVATFVMVPIGLAFGRAMAKFITKIPLSLLAPTVLFLTMVGSYCVSNNISDVYMMLILGVLGFVLRKLGFEAGPITLGLILGPIIETGLVQGLLIGRKFARPWLIFFARPLCWVFIVLSVFFLFWPVIMKKRMIVSGGDQR, encoded by the coding sequence TTGGCTGGCCTTCAATATCTTGCCTACGGTTTTGCACACTTTTTTGTCTTCAAGACCGTTCTGTTGATGCTGGGTGGGGTATGCGTAGGCTTGGTTATTGGAGCTCTTCCAGGTTTGAGTGCTACGATGGGTGTGGCGCTGTTTCTTCCCGTCACTTACTGGCTTTCCCCGTCTGAGAGTCTGGTGTTCTTGGGATCTCTCTACATGGCAGCGATCTACGGTGGTTCTTTCTCGGCGATTCTGTTGAGAACTCCAGGAACTCCTTCCAACATAGGAACAACGTTCGACGGCTATCCCATGGCCAAACAGGGTAGAGGCTGGGAAGCTATCCTGACTGCAACTTTTTCTTCTCTGTATGGTGGATTGTTCGGTTTGATCATGTTTCTCATCTTTGCTCCCATGCTCGCGCGGGTCGCATTGAAATTCGGCCCTCCCGAATACTTCTGGCTCGGTATATTCGGTCTGACGGTGATATCTTCACTCTCGCGAGGGAACACTCTGAAGGGCTTCATAGGCGGTTTGATCGGAGTTCTGTTGAGCACCGTAGGCGTCGCGCCCGTCGGAGGGAACGTGCGCTTCACCTTCAACATCCCCGAACTCATCGGTGGAGTTGGGTTGATACCAGCGCTGGTGGGACTGTTCTGTATACCTGAAGTCATCGACATGGTCCTGAACAGATCAAAAAAGCAGCTGTACCAGGAAGCGAGGGTACAGGAAGGAATGATCTGGAAAACGTTCGTCAGCGTCATGAAGAAGCAGGTGGATCTGTTGAGAGCCTCAATTATTGGTTTCATCATAGGCGTGTTGCCGGGCGCTGGTGGTAACATCGCGAACCTGGTGGCTTACAGTGAGGCTGTCAGGGCTTCGAAACATCCAGAGAAGTTTGGAACGGGTATCCCTGAAGGTGTGATAGCCACGGAGACCTCGAACAACGCGGTGGTTGGAGGAGGTTTTGTTCCACTCATGACGCTCGGTGTTCCTGGTACACCCGTGGACGCGATTCTCTATGGGGCTTTACTCATGCAAGGTCTAAGACCTGGTGCAGAGCTTTTCACAAGAAGAGCCGATGTGGTCTACACCTTCATAGCTGGAGTCATTGTGGCAACTTTCGTTATGGTCCCGATTGGTCTGGCTTTCGGTAGAGCGATGGCGAAGTTCATCACCAAAATTCCGCTGAGCTTGCTTGCCCCCACGGTACTCTTCCTGACGATGGTGGGTTCTTACTGCGTGAGTAACAATATATCTGATGTGTACATGATGCTAATACTCGGAGTGTTAGGTTTCGTTTTGAGAAAACTCGGTTTCGAAGCTGGGCCCATAACGTTGGGTTTGATACTTGGTCCCATCATCGAAACGGGACTCGTTCAGGGACTGCTGATAGGAAGAAAGTTCGCGCGACCTTGGTTGATCTTCTTCGCCAGGCCTTTGTGCTGGGTGTTCATAGTACTTTCCGTGTTCTTTTTGTTCTGGCCTGTCATTATGAAAAAGCGCATGATCGTCTCCGGTGGTGATCAGAGATGA